The DNA segment TTTTTATGGCGGTTCAGAGGTTACTATCAGTTTAGTATCTGGGCATAGTGACTTACACCAACATGATTTTTTTAATTTGAGGCATATTTACAGTAACCATGCGGGATTTGTCGCTGAACTTCTCGATAAACAAAAATTGCGAAATGAAAGCTACCGGCAGCATTTAACCACTATTTTTGAGCGCCCTTGGTCTGATGAAGAAGTTGATCTATTGTTGTTTAATACTACCGGTAAGGAAGAGGATTTGCTAAATAAACCCTTATCTAAATTAACGCGTGATATTATTGATTTATAAATAGTCACTATCGACAGCCCGCTGTTCAGTTGCTGAAAAATAGAGCAATCTTTCGGGGGGGCATTCTTATGACTCGTCATGCTTCTGGCAACGATTTTTACATCAGCATCAAATGGCAAACAGCTGGATTCAACTGTTTAAGAATTCAGAAAAATTATTGTTCATCAAATAAACTGAATCCTTATGTTAAACAATTGATATTTATTCTCATCTCTTCCCGACGTAAAGTGACCCTATCAACGCGCGATTTTCTGCACCAGTCGTCTGGTTAATCCGCTCATGGTCACACGAGGTTTGAGGATAATGACGCTATGAAAAAAATTGGATTCTTATCATTCGGTCACTGGACGCCGTCTCCCCAGTCAGGCACGCGGTCTGCATCAGATGCTCTGCTGCAATCGATTGATCTTGCTGTGGCGGCTGAAGAACTCGGTGCCGACGGCGCTTATTTCAGAGTGCATCATTTTGCCCGCCAACTGAGCTCTCCGTTTGCCTTGCTCGCAGCTATTGGTGCGAAAACTCGCAATATTGAGATAGGTACCGGTGTTATCGACATGCGTTATGAAAACCCGCTGTATATGGCAGAAAATGCCAGCGCAGCAGATCTGATCTCCGGCGGTCGCTTACAGCTTGGGATCAGCCGTGGATCGCCAGAACAAGTGATTGATGGCTGGCGGTATTTTGGATATCAGCCGGCAGAAGGGGAAACTGAGGCCGATATGGCGCGGCGCCATACCGAAGTGTTGCTTGATGTACTTCGTGGTGAAGGATTTGCTAAACCAAACCCTCAGCCGATGTTTCCAAACCCGCTTGGACTCCTGCGTCCTGAGCCTTATTCAGAAGGTTTGCGCGAGCGCATCTGGTGGGGCGCCAGCTCGAACGCCACCGCAGTATGGGCGGCCAAACTCGGTATGAACCTGCAAAGCTCGACGCTTAAAGATGATGAAACTGGCGAACCGTTCCATATCCAGCAGGCGCAGCAGATCCGCGCCTACCGTGCTGCGTGGGCAGAAGCGGGTCATCAGCGTACGCCACGCGTTTCTGTCAGCCGCAGTATTTTTGCGTTGATGGACGACCGCGACCGCGCGTATTTTGGCGCCAGCAGCAACGACAGTGATAAAGTCGGTTTTATTGATGAGAAAACACGCGCCATTTTTGGACGCAGTTATGCCGCCGATCCGCAGACGTTGATCAAACAACTCAAACAGGATGAAGCCATTGCCGAGGCGGACACTTTACTGCTGACTGTGCCCAACCAGCTGGGTGTTGATTACAACGTGCACGTCATTGAGTCAATTCTCAGGCATGTGGCACCGGCCATGGGCTGGCGCGAGTAATGCGCTGAATATCATCGGAACCGAAAGCCCGCTTATGGCAACGTAAGCGGGCTTTTCTTATTTTGCGACGCTGACAGATAATCCGCTGAGATGAACTGGCTATTCTATAATCAGCAAGAAAAATTTTTGATGATAAAACCCGCAAGAATCGTGCAAAAATCTGAAGGGAAGGACTATCAAATACATAGGGTGATTCAGATGTGACTGTCGTTAATCCGCGTATAGAGTAGCAATGAGACTATAAAAAAGGAGTGTGAGCATGAGCAGTTCTATTGATGAAGAAGCGAAAGACGCAAAGCCGATTGTAGAAGCAGACAGAGAAGCCGATGTCAGCAAATGTCCTTTTCATACAGGAAACTCGAATAAAGCCTCCGGTGGCGGTACAAGTAACCGCGACTGGTGGCCTAATCAGCTCAGAGTTGACCTGCTAAACCAGCACTCATCCCGCTCAAACCCGCTGGGCGACACCTTCGATTATCGTAAAGAA comes from the Enterobacteriaceae bacterium Kacie_13 genome and includes:
- a CDS encoding LLM class flavin-dependent oxidoreductase encodes the protein MKKIGFLSFGHWTPSPQSGTRSASDALLQSIDLAVAAEELGADGAYFRVHHFARQLSSPFALLAAIGAKTRNIEIGTGVIDMRYENPLYMAENASAADLISGGRLQLGISRGSPEQVIDGWRYFGYQPAEGETEADMARRHTEVLLDVLRGEGFAKPNPQPMFPNPLGLLRPEPYSEGLRERIWWGASSNATAVWAAKLGMNLQSSTLKDDETGEPFHIQQAQQIRAYRAAWAEAGHQRTPRVSVSRSIFALMDDRDRAYFGASSNDSDKVGFIDEKTRAIFGRSYAADPQTLIKQLKQDEAIAEADTLLLTVPNQLGVDYNVHVIESILRHVAPAMGWRE